A single region of the Plasmodium malariae genome assembly, chromosome: 7 genome encodes:
- the PmUG01_07023500 gene encoding inhibitor of cysteine proteases, putative: MNILNFLFILCSSTAFLTKCSDNRTFTFDIVNQNNWLDIARSIFQSMSPSNFTIIPYSYISNSNNTKENQGSVLLIRKKLNNQESDEKDNLDKSSASSGSSASCNSKPENSNDIEDTDVNSNSAPLLLSSVYSPSFIDSTYSMENDLQEEQKTGGENYEQARIGNIPDNFMPQKISDILVEVSDEDRRYELTGNEPCEATVYLGDILHNTNVEVINYELSAKKILCVQLEAVHGNGYIWAMLGVHKTMPNIEPSHFPTKKVTKSFFSRDISVTQPKAIEKPQMNNDGTSGTNSDDQLQTQQDNNSKPRAYKHIGGLVGGLGMVQSKVKAHVEGTFYVVFAYYRPFDPTRNANTKILHLNVA; encoded by the exons atgaatattttaaacttCCTTTTTATCCTTTGCTCGTCCACAGCCTTTCTGACAAAGTGTTCAG ATAATAGAACGTTTACTTTTGATATAGTAAATCAGAATAATTGGCTTGATATTGCTAGAAGTATCTTTCAAAGCATGTCCCCATCAAACTTTACCATAATACCGTACAGTTACATAAGTAATTCAAATAATACTAAGGAGAATCAAGGTTCTGTTTTATTAATTAgaaagaaattaaataatcaAGAATCAGACGAAAAGGATAATTTAGATAAATCATCTGCATCATCCGGTAGCAGCGCCAGTTGTAATAGTAAACCCGAAAATTCGAACGATATAGAAGATACAGACGTAAACTCAAATAGTGCTCCACTTCTACTATCATCAGTGTATAGTCCATCATTCATTGATTCAACATATAGTATGGAAAACGATTTACAGGAAGAGCAAAAAACTGGAGgagaaaattatgaacaggcAAGAATTGGAAATATTCCTGATAATTTCATGCCACAAAAAATTTCAGACATTTTAGTTGAAGTATCAGATGAAGATCGAAGATACGAATTGACAGGAAATGAACCATGTGAAGCTACAGTATATTTAGGagatattttacataatactAATGTAGAGGTTATAAATTATGAGTTAagtgcaaaaaaaattttgtgtGTACAGTTAGAAGCAGTTCATGGAAATGGATATATATGGGCAATGTTAGGAGTGCATAAAACTATGCCTAATATAGAACCCTCACATTTTCCTACAAAAAAAGTTacaaaatcttttttttcaagggATATTTCAGTAACACAACCAAAAGCTATTGAAAAACCCCAAATGAACAATGATGGTACCAGTGGAACCAATTCTGATGATCAGTTGCAAACACAACaagataataatagtaaGCCTAGagcatataaacatataggAGGATTAGTTGGAGGTTTAGGAATGGTGCAAAGTAAAGTTAAAGCACATGTAGAAGGAACATTTTATGTTGTTTTTGCATATTATAGACCCTTTGACCCAACTAGAAATGCAAACACAAAAATTCTCCATTTGAATGTAGCATAA
- the PmUG01_07023400 gene encoding conserved Plasmodium protein, unknown function: METVRTVLPLVVGSYGLTLSSYLIYENWKKGKWEKTNGYIENVTLKCSRNFFQGAYYLNIKYYFYVNNEIVQSNKEYKIYVSISRNNKQCKNVEVNEYTQNIFDQASKEKDISISYDPYNIKHSEPLIYIYENDVISKYKLLNKLKSWLVGIKKKLSNLTGLSRPTGNNFLNKEKQNKLELDQNKEAKKENVDMHNDPENLEHIHKNCAPSKNNKKLLSSYDINNLFPIYMFSCSLFLFLSFLLKKRIYFVRRELSQKKKKKY; encoded by the coding sequence ATGGAAACAGTGAGAACTGTCCTACCCCTTGTAGTCGGTTCTTACGGCTTGACCCTAAGCTCATACTTAATTTACGAAAATtggaaaaagggaaaatgggaaaaaacaaatggttatattgaaaatgttACACTGAAATGTTCAAGGAACTTTTTTCAAGGtgcatattatttaaatataaaatattatttttatgtaaataatgaaatagtTCAAAGTAATAAAGagtataaaatttatgttaGTATATCCCGAAACAATAAACAGTGCAAAAATGTTGAAGTAAATGAATAtacacaaaatatttttgatcAAGCAAGTAAGGAAAAAGATATTTCCATTTCCTACGATCCATACAATATTAAACATTCTGAAccgttaatatatatttatgaaaatgatgttatctcaaaatataaattacttaATAAACTTAAAAGTTGGCTAGTTggtataaaaaagaaattgagTAATTTAACGGGTTTAAGTAGACCAACTggaaacaattttttaaacaaagaGAAACAAAATAAGTTGGAATTAGACCAAAATAAAGAAgctaaaaaagaaaatgttgATATGCATAATGACCCAGAGAATTTagaacatatacataaaaattgtgcgccttcaaaaaataataaaaaattattaagttcatatgatattaataatttgtttcctatttatatgttttcatgtagcttgtttttatttttgtcttttttgctgaaaaaaagaatttattttgtaaggAGAGAAttatcacaaaaaaaaaaaaaaaaatattaa